From Spirochaetota bacterium, the proteins below share one genomic window:
- a CDS encoding NAD-binding protein, which yields ICGELASWVIHFFVIQNNPRSFEELERDRVFYLAMDATNEDALLKAGIMYARGIVPAVVDFAGIALMDRHPGLLMEEYRTAACRENPRQEQPAKGLLRHHRVDREDGRRDDLQSDAPGEDRRNRYPGDAGEERRP from the coding sequence CATCTGCGGGGAGCTCGCCTCCTGGGTCATACACTTTTTCGTTATCCAGAACAATCCCCGGTCGTTCGAGGAGCTCGAGCGCGACAGGGTGTTCTATCTCGCCATGGACGCAACCAACGAGGACGCGCTTCTGAAGGCCGGCATCATGTATGCGCGCGGCATCGTTCCCGCGGTCGTCGACTTCGCCGGCATCGCACTCATGGACCGCCATCCGGGGCTCTTGATGGAGGAATACCGAACCGCCGCTTGCCGCGAAAACCCTCGTCAAGAGCAACCTGCGAAGGGATTACTGCGTCATCATCGGGTCGATCGGGAAGACGGGCGGAGAGATGATCTTCAATCCGATGCCCCAGGAGAAGATCGACGAAACCGGTATCCTGGTGATGCCGGGGAAGAAAGACGACCTTGA